A stretch of Mus caroli chromosome 5, CAROLI_EIJ_v1.1, whole genome shotgun sequence DNA encodes these proteins:
- the Commd8 gene encoding COMM domain-containing protein 8, with translation MEPEEGTPLWRLQKLPPEQGAGLLHKIIDGFCGRAYPAHQDYHSVWNSAEWKHVLEDVTTFFKAVVGKNFSEEETLQQLNQLNSCHQEAVLKCLKSRRNEIKQALLGEIVDISCAQLQDFDWQLKLALSSDKIATLQMPLLNLHLDVKEDGKVKPYSVEMSKEELQSLISSLEAANKVVLQLK, from the exons ATGGAGCCGGAAGAGGGGACGCCGCTTTGGCGGCTGCAGAAGCTGCCTCCGGAGCAGGGCGCCGGG CTTCTTCACAAAATCATTGACGGCTTCTGTGGCCGAGCTTATCCTGCCCACCAGGATTATCACAGTGTCTGGAATTCAGCTGAATGGAAGCATGTTCTCGAAGATGTTACCACGTTTTTCAAAGCGGTCGTTGGCAAAAACTTTTCTGAGGAAGAG ACACTCCAGCAACTGAACCAACTGAATTCATGTCACCAAGAAgctgttttgaaatgtttaaagaGTAGGAGAAATGAGATCAAGCAGGCCCTGTTGGGGGAAATAGTTGATATTTCTTGTGCGCAGCTACAGGATTTTGATTGGCAGTTAAAG CTTGCGCTTTCTAGTGACAAGATCGCCACCTTGCAGATGCCCCTTTTGAACCTTCATCTGGATGTGAAGGAAGACGGCAAAGTGAAACCATACTCCGTTGAGATGAGTAAAGAGGAGTTACAGAGTCTGATCAGCTCCTTGGAGGCAGCTAATAAG GTGGTCCTGCAGTTAAAATAA